In Bacteriovorax stolpii, a single genomic region encodes these proteins:
- a CDS encoding cytochrome P460 family protein has product MSSFKLKHVFFLLLTVSIMACRFSANDNSLNEDLKKKLKDTKNPVSEDVLNGMKWEEFENFYRDWRMVTSTFRTDRDQLRVIFANDIAWKALNEGKPFPDGAMFAKTGFQVEEDERFPSSKIPSNQLRLMVMKRDHKLYPDTDGWGYALMNRRRLERLEKGEVPEKYESITDFQTSCHACHQLASNTDFVFSKPMLNNVLGRTTSVNGMETLISKFQKANAPFSQKVALEIFQEMGVDKKHLENLWYMEMPLFEGALPELRASLTKFTGKNNHNYLVFDPASQLYALSIPENSLKKCQSAQKYYTGCLDKKIPRKNMVEVTHIVTICDGQELTH; this is encoded by the coding sequence GTGAGTTCTTTTAAATTGAAACACGTATTCTTTTTGTTACTTACTGTCTCAATCATGGCCTGCCGCTTTTCTGCTAATGACAATTCACTCAATGAAGATCTTAAAAAGAAATTAAAGGATACTAAGAATCCCGTTTCTGAAGACGTTCTTAACGGAATGAAATGGGAAGAGTTTGAAAACTTCTACCGCGACTGGCGCATGGTCACTTCAACTTTCAGAACAGACAGAGACCAGCTTCGAGTTATTTTTGCTAACGACATTGCATGGAAGGCCCTAAACGAAGGAAAGCCTTTTCCTGATGGAGCGATGTTTGCCAAGACTGGATTTCAGGTTGAAGAAGATGAAAGATTTCCTTCAAGTAAAATCCCTTCAAATCAACTTAGGCTCATGGTTATGAAGCGCGATCATAAGCTTTACCCAGACACAGACGGATGGGGTTATGCACTTATGAACCGCAGAAGACTTGAGCGATTAGAAAAAGGTGAAGTTCCAGAAAAGTACGAATCTATCACAGACTTCCAGACGTCATGCCACGCTTGCCACCAATTAGCGAGTAACACGGATTTCGTTTTCTCTAAACCAATGCTTAACAACGTTCTCGGACGCACAACTTCTGTTAATGGAATGGAAACTCTTATTTCAAAGTTCCAGAAGGCAAATGCTCCATTCTCTCAAAAAGTGGCCCTGGAAATTTTCCAAGAGATGGGTGTTGATAAAAAGCATCTAGAGAATCTTTGGTATATGGAAATGCCTCTCTTTGAAGGTGCTCTTCCAGAGCTAAGAGCTTCTCTCACAAAATTTACCGGGAAAAATAATCACAACTACCTGGTCTTTGATCCAGCTTCACAACTCTATGCTTTAAGTATTCCGGAAAATTCTTTGAAAAAATGCCAGAGCGCTCAAAAATACTATACTGGGTGCCTGGATAAGAAGATTCCAAGAAAGAATATGGTGGAAGTCACTCACATCGTTACGATTTGTGATGGACAAGAATTAACCCATTAA
- a CDS encoding NAD(P)-binding protein codes for MHTKPKLNRRDFAKLLTLAAVAGASSIPSYINFRKRRYPIAGQIVGANYKTGHLLRSGLSTIPERTETIDTVIVGGGISGLSAGWHLKKNNKTDFIILEMDTTTGGNSQSGENTISKYPWGAHYVPLPNLYDTNLIKLFEELGVITGYEKGLPVINDYYLCSDPQERLFFQGRWQEGLIPTHGIRPNEKKQYDDFFHFVESLKGKKGKDGKYLFAIPLDYSSQDEDFLALDKITMHDFLLSKGWDAAPLHWYVNYCCRDDFGVSYKDVSAWAGIHYFSSRNGHCANSDSQSTITWPEGNGWLARKLRDISSNHIRCQQLAYNIEVSPNQKVFIDSFNPTTKEYVRFIANHVIYSGPRYTADKVIKGLPEKLSQELTYSPWMVANISLKNKPLGQGEPFSWDNVSYYSDSLGYINANHQNLKFNQKETVITYYLPLDKLTSKESRHLSFLRTFDDWLDVIIPDLEKMHPDITKDILHVDVWLWGHGMISPGVNYLWNSKRKKMQEPLGPIQFAHTDMSGISIFEEGLYHGCKAAENILKKTSKG; via the coding sequence ATGCACACTAAACCAAAGCTCAATCGCAGAGACTTTGCCAAGCTTTTGACTCTCGCTGCAGTTGCCGGAGCTAGTAGTATCCCGTCTTATATTAATTTCAGGAAAAGGCGCTATCCTATTGCTGGGCAAATCGTTGGTGCAAATTATAAAACAGGACATCTTCTTCGCTCAGGGCTATCTACTATTCCTGAAAGAACAGAAACTATTGATACTGTCATTGTTGGCGGAGGTATCTCAGGGCTTTCTGCCGGATGGCATTTGAAAAAAAATAACAAAACTGATTTTATTATCCTGGAAATGGATACGACGACTGGCGGGAACTCTCAATCTGGAGAGAACACCATCAGCAAATACCCATGGGGCGCTCACTATGTGCCTTTGCCTAACTTGTACGATACTAACCTTATAAAACTTTTCGAAGAATTGGGTGTGATTACCGGTTATGAGAAAGGTCTTCCAGTCATCAATGATTATTATCTTTGCTCTGACCCTCAAGAAAGGCTTTTTTTTCAAGGCAGATGGCAGGAAGGATTGATTCCCACACATGGGATAAGGCCTAATGAAAAAAAGCAATATGATGATTTTTTTCACTTCGTTGAATCCTTAAAAGGTAAAAAAGGAAAAGATGGAAAATACCTTTTTGCTATTCCTTTAGATTATAGTTCTCAAGATGAGGACTTCCTAGCTCTTGATAAAATAACCATGCATGACTTCCTCCTTTCAAAAGGATGGGATGCAGCCCCTTTACACTGGTATGTAAACTATTGTTGCCGTGATGATTTTGGAGTTTCTTATAAAGATGTTTCCGCATGGGCGGGAATCCATTATTTCTCATCAAGAAATGGACATTGTGCCAACTCCGACTCTCAAAGCACAATCACCTGGCCAGAAGGAAATGGCTGGCTGGCTAGAAAACTCAGAGATATTTCCAGCAATCATATCCGCTGCCAACAACTCGCTTACAACATAGAAGTTTCTCCCAATCAGAAAGTTTTCATAGATAGTTTTAACCCCACCACTAAGGAATACGTGCGCTTCATCGCTAACCATGTGATCTATAGTGGCCCACGATACACGGCCGATAAGGTGATTAAAGGACTTCCTGAAAAATTAAGTCAGGAACTTACCTATTCTCCATGGATGGTTGCAAACATTTCGTTGAAGAATAAACCTTTGGGACAAGGAGAACCTTTCTCATGGGACAATGTCAGCTATTATAGTGATTCATTAGGCTACATCAATGCCAATCACCAAAACCTAAAATTCAATCAGAAAGAAACTGTTATCACTTACTATTTGCCATTGGATAAATTAACGAGCAAAGAATCACGGCATCTTTCCTTTCTTAGGACTTTTGACGACTGGCTAGATGTCATAATTCCTGATCTTGAAAAAATGCATCCTGACATCACAAAAGACATTCTTCATGTTGACGTCTGGCTTTGGGGGCATGGAATGATCAGCCCGGGAGTTAACTATCTTTGGAATTCAAAAAGAAAGAAGATGCAGGAGCCTTTAGGTCCTATTCAATTTGCCCATACTGACATGAGCGGGATTTCCATTTTTGAAGAAGGCCTTTATCATGGATGTAAAGCCGCAGAAAATATTCTAAAGAAAACGAGCAAAGGATGA
- a CDS encoding DUF4142 domain-containing protein: MKIKFLLLTLALTSAFSFAAHAQAMNDHQIAEILEEANDAEIDAAKLAKDDASHKEVKEFAKHMMEEHKKNEKETKKIVKKNDIDPEDSQWSKALKESAKANKDMLKKQKGIAFDKMYMEQQVSMHQQLLNDLDQKFIPNATKPEFKNHLQATREHVSKHLEQAKAIQAKL; the protein is encoded by the coding sequence ATGAAAATCAAGTTCCTATTATTAACCCTTGCCCTAACTTCAGCTTTTTCTTTTGCAGCACACGCACAAGCAATGAACGATCATCAAATCGCAGAAATTCTTGAAGAAGCTAATGATGCAGAAATCGATGCTGCAAAACTAGCTAAAGACGATGCTTCTCATAAAGAAGTTAAAGAATTCGCAAAGCATATGATGGAAGAGCATAAGAAAAATGAAAAAGAGACAAAAAAAATCGTAAAGAAAAATGACATTGATCCTGAAGATTCACAATGGTCAAAAGCATTAAAAGAAAGTGCTAAGGCCAATAAGGACATGCTGAAAAAACAAAAAGGGATAGCCTTTGATAAGATGTATATGGAACAACAAGTTTCTATGCACCAGCAACTTCTTAATGACCTAGACCAAAAGTTTATTCCGAATGCAACGAAGCCTGAATTCAAGAACCATCTGCAAGCAACTCGCGAACACGTGAGCAAGCATCTTGAGCAAGCTAAGGCTATCCAAGCAAAACTTTAA
- a CDS encoding DNA polymerase ligase N-terminal domain-containing protein, which yields MTLKQYKEKRNFKKTAEPKGVKGTVKDKHIFVIQKHHASHLHYDFRLELDGVLKSWAVPKGPSVDPKVKRLAVEVEDHPVGYANFEGEIPEGEYGGGHVIVWDKGEWIPPKNVHEQLKKGHLDFELHGEKLEGHWMLLRTRQGENKKPNWLLVKKDDKGAAPGVDITENDRSVISGVTIEDLEGGVELKTLKKKIPIKKRVIKEKSSAKKKALKKRSL from the coding sequence ATGACATTAAAGCAATATAAGGAAAAAAGAAATTTTAAGAAAACAGCTGAACCTAAAGGCGTAAAGGGCACGGTAAAAGATAAGCACATTTTTGTTATTCAAAAGCATCATGCTAGTCATCTACATTATGATTTTCGCCTTGAACTTGATGGGGTTTTAAAAAGCTGGGCTGTCCCGAAAGGACCTTCTGTGGATCCCAAAGTAAAAAGACTGGCCGTTGAAGTTGAAGATCACCCTGTCGGTTATGCAAATTTTGAAGGCGAGATTCCTGAAGGTGAATATGGTGGAGGTCATGTCATCGTGTGGGATAAGGGCGAGTGGATTCCTCCTAAAAATGTTCATGAGCAGCTTAAGAAGGGGCATTTAGATTTTGAACTCCATGGTGAAAAACTAGAGGGGCACTGGATGCTTTTAAGAACCAGACAGGGAGAAAATAAAAAACCGAACTGGCTTCTCGTGAAAAAAGATGATAAGGGCGCTGCACCAGGTGTCGATATCACTGAAAATGACAGAAGTGTGATATCTGGAGTCACCATTGAAGATCTTGAAGGTGGGGTTGAATTAAAAACGCTTAAAAAGAAAATTCCAATAAAAAAGAGAGTAATAAAAGAAAAATCATCAGCTAAAAAAAAAGCCCTAAAAAAACGGAGCCTTTGA
- a CDS encoding Ku protein — MARGIWSGAISFGLLNIPVAVMSAKEEERLSFKMLDKRNKAPIGYKQYNKATGREVERKDIEKAYEYKKNQFVIITEEDFLKANPKATKTIDIEDFISLDEVDVLLFEKPYYLVPGKNGEKGYVLLRKILEDTNKVAIAKFVLRSKQHLVAVMARDEYLVLEMLRFAHEIQETHEAKFLDDFDLKKVKISPRELKAAKVLVDEMTAKWKPEQYKDTYQDELLKYIKKKIKSGDVEENEELEEEAQETDTNVLDLLPFLQKSLGETHGQRKASHKSRTPAKKIVKKKRARA, encoded by the coding sequence GTGGCAAGAGGAATTTGGAGCGGAGCGATTAGTTTTGGGCTTTTAAATATCCCTGTCGCAGTAATGAGCGCTAAGGAAGAAGAAAGGCTCAGCTTTAAGATGCTCGATAAAAGGAATAAAGCCCCAATAGGCTATAAGCAATACAACAAAGCAACAGGCCGAGAAGTTGAGAGAAAAGATATTGAAAAGGCCTACGAGTATAAGAAGAATCAGTTTGTCATTATCACCGAAGAAGACTTTTTAAAGGCCAATCCTAAGGCCACAAAAACTATCGATATTGAAGATTTCATCTCTCTTGATGAAGTGGATGTGCTTCTTTTTGAAAAACCCTATTACCTGGTTCCTGGAAAAAATGGTGAAAAAGGGTATGTGCTTTTAAGAAAGATTCTAGAAGACACTAATAAGGTAGCGATTGCTAAATTTGTCTTAAGGAGTAAGCAACACCTTGTAGCAGTTATGGCCCGGGACGAGTACCTCGTTTTAGAGATGCTCCGTTTTGCTCATGAAATCCAAGAAACCCATGAAGCAAAATTCTTGGATGATTTTGATTTGAAAAAAGTTAAAATTTCTCCTCGTGAATTAAAGGCAGCTAAAGTGCTAGTTGATGAAATGACAGCTAAATGGAAACCGGAGCAATACAAAGATACATATCAGGATGAGCTTTTAAAATATATTAAAAAGAAAATTAAAAGCGGCGATGTCGAAGAAAATGAAGAGCTGGAAGAAGAGGCTCAGGAAACAGACACCAATGTTCTCGATCTTCTCCCTTTCTTGCAAAAAAGCCTTGGGGAAACTCATGGACAAAGAAAGGCCAGTCATAAAAGCCGAACTCCAGCGAAGAAAATTGTTAAGAAAAAGCGAGCAAGAGCATGA
- the ligD gene encoding DNA ligase D, with protein sequence MTFREIGSLQLATLVDSLPLSEDWVHEIKYDGYRTLCRKDKKSIQLVTRGGLDWSKKYQSILKECEKLPVDSIVMDGEIVWLDNQGHSSFQGLQNALEAHRDGQLIYYVFDLLFLNGFDIRNFPLIERKKLLEQVIQKTKSQKIIYSSHWNEDGASVFKSACDNKLEGIISKNIHGQYLSGRGKNWLKIKCKNVQEFVIGGYTLQKNGASLGAVLLGAHNEKGEFQYLGKVGTGFNNKTSTNLLKNLKTLQIIKSPFEVKSPKGEKQLWVKPTLVANIEFAAWTEDKILRHAAFKELRKDKKASEVILELPVKKTVLRKKIKTTSEISSPDKVLYPEDQITKQDLLDYYKAIEKWIIPYLRDRPLALLRCPAGYDHTCFFQKHAETNEEGIKSQNIVSKLKEKKEQVLYIDSMKGLRELVQLGTLEIHVRGGDYQHIDFANQIVFDFDPDEGMSFEKVKSAAFELKALLEKLKLKSFIKVSGGKGVHVQVPVSPKYDWDEIKEFAKKICEQMESTHPEKYTTTVSKAKRKGKIFLDYLRNGYGATAIAPYSVRAREHAPVALPITWAEAKKLKSAHSYTLKEVPKLLKKRSDPWKGYLKLKQKIKVLDDFRKHKKR encoded by the coding sequence TTGACTTTTAGAGAGATCGGATCACTTCAATTAGCAACTCTGGTCGATTCACTTCCACTAAGTGAAGATTGGGTCCATGAAATAAAATACGACGGCTATCGCACCCTATGCCGAAAAGATAAAAAATCAATCCAACTGGTTACCCGTGGCGGACTTGATTGGAGTAAAAAATACCAAAGCATTCTAAAAGAATGCGAAAAGTTGCCAGTTGACAGCATCGTGATGGATGGAGAAATCGTCTGGCTTGATAACCAAGGACATTCGAGTTTTCAGGGGCTGCAGAATGCTCTTGAAGCACATCGGGACGGACAACTCATTTATTATGTTTTTGATCTCCTCTTTTTAAATGGTTTTGATATCAGAAATTTTCCTCTTATTGAAAGAAAGAAACTTCTTGAGCAAGTTATCCAGAAAACAAAATCTCAAAAGATTATTTACAGCTCCCATTGGAATGAGGATGGAGCAAGTGTTTTTAAAAGTGCCTGCGACAATAAACTGGAAGGGATTATTTCAAAAAATATTCACGGACAGTATTTATCAGGAAGAGGGAAGAATTGGTTAAAGATAAAATGTAAAAATGTTCAGGAATTTGTTATTGGCGGGTATACATTGCAAAAAAATGGAGCTTCTCTTGGTGCTGTTTTACTGGGAGCTCATAACGAGAAAGGAGAATTTCAATACCTCGGAAAGGTTGGAACTGGTTTTAACAATAAAACTAGCACCAACTTATTAAAGAATTTAAAAACACTTCAAATAATCAAATCTCCTTTTGAGGTTAAATCCCCTAAGGGAGAAAAGCAGCTCTGGGTAAAGCCTACCCTTGTGGCCAATATTGAGTTCGCAGCCTGGACGGAGGATAAGATCTTGAGACATGCAGCTTTTAAAGAATTGCGAAAAGATAAAAAAGCATCGGAGGTCATACTGGAGCTACCGGTAAAAAAAACGGTACTTCGAAAGAAAATTAAAACGACATCAGAGATAAGCAGTCCGGATAAAGTTCTTTACCCGGAAGATCAAATCACCAAACAAGACCTGTTGGATTATTATAAAGCGATTGAAAAATGGATTATTCCTTATTTAAGAGATAGACCTCTTGCTCTCCTTAGATGTCCGGCGGGTTATGATCACACTTGTTTTTTTCAGAAACATGCAGAGACCAATGAAGAAGGGATTAAGAGTCAAAACATCGTCTCTAAACTTAAGGAAAAGAAAGAACAAGTGCTTTATATAGATTCCATGAAAGGACTAAGAGAATTAGTTCAATTAGGCACACTGGAAATCCACGTGAGAGGTGGCGATTATCAGCATATTGATTTTGCCAATCAGATCGTTTTTGATTTTGACCCAGATGAAGGAATGAGTTTTGAGAAAGTTAAATCTGCAGCCTTTGAACTTAAGGCCTTATTGGAAAAATTGAAATTAAAATCCTTTATTAAGGTCAGTGGAGGGAAGGGAGTCCATGTCCAAGTGCCAGTTTCTCCAAAATACGATTGGGATGAAATTAAGGAGTTTGCTAAAAAGATTTGTGAACAAATGGAGTCAACTCATCCCGAAAAATATACGACGACGGTGTCTAAGGCAAAAAGAAAAGGAAAGATCTTCCTCGATTATCTGAGAAATGGATATGGCGCAACAGCGATCGCTCCTTATTCCGTTAGAGCGAGAGAGCATGCTCCTGTTGCCTTACCAATTACCTGGGCAGAGGCGAAAAAATTAAAGAGCGCTCATTCTTACACTCTTAAAGAAGTGCCTAAACTTCTTAAAAAAAGATCTGATCCTTGGAAGGGGTATTTGAAATTAAAGCAAAAGATCAAAGTGTTGGATGATTTTAGAAAACATAAAAAACGTTAA